The Haladaptatus cibarius D43 genome window below encodes:
- a CDS encoding universal stress protein: MGGYVVAIDGSRESMDALRYATDLARGTGANITAIHIVVPNQQFTAGDTAPTSFAEAERDILLSNIEDAETHGQELLDEASAVAEQEGLEIETGLLYGEPVERITEYADENEFEAIFLGHRGTSERYEGLFGSTAKNVAGRATVPVTIVR; encoded by the coding sequence ATGGGGGGATACGTAGTCGCAATCGATGGGTCACGGGAAAGCATGGACGCACTTCGATACGCAACCGACCTCGCTCGGGGCACGGGGGCAAACATCACGGCGATTCACATCGTCGTGCCGAATCAGCAGTTCACGGCGGGCGACACCGCGCCGACGAGTTTTGCGGAGGCAGAACGCGACATCCTGCTGTCGAACATCGAAGATGCCGAAACGCACGGACAGGAACTGTTGGACGAAGCGTCGGCAGTCGCGGAACAGGAAGGGTTGGAAATAGAAACCGGACTGCTGTACGGCGAACCGGTCGAACGAATCACGGAGTACGCCGACGAGAACGAGTTCGAGGCCATCTTCCTCGGCCACCGCGGAACGTCGGAACGCTACGAAGGCCTGTTCGGAAGTACTGCAAAAAACGTCGCGGGACGGGCGACCGTTCCGGTGACGATCGTGCGGTAA
- a CDS encoding acyl-CoA dehydrogenase → MDFSLSAEQKQIRDMVAEFVDEEIKPRAAEIDETDEFPADLVSEMADLGLMGMPFPEEYGGAGLDYHSYAIGLEEISRGSGGLGTIVAAHTSLAGNMLYEFGNEEQKQEYLTPLNEGTDIGAFALSEPGAGSDVPAMDTTAEKDGDEYVINGGKLWISNGSVAETVTVFAKTDEAAGNKGISSFVVRPEEDDGFFVEGTEHKLGDKGCPTAELRFDDMRIPEDRLLGEEGRGFVHALKTLNGGRITIAARSIGLARAARDDALEYAQQREQFDQPISDFQTIQHKLADMDTKVSAAKLLMHQAADRKIRGEDYIKQAAQAKLFASEISREVANEGIQIHGGYGYTTDFDAERYYRDAKLNEIYEGTSEVLRNTIAAQMLD, encoded by the coding sequence ATGGACTTCAGTCTCTCCGCAGAGCAGAAACAGATTCGGGACATGGTCGCGGAGTTCGTAGACGAGGAAATTAAGCCTCGCGCCGCAGAAATCGACGAAACCGACGAGTTCCCCGCAGACCTCGTGAGCGAGATGGCCGACCTCGGCCTGATGGGAATGCCCTTCCCCGAGGAGTACGGCGGGGCCGGACTCGACTACCACTCTTACGCAATCGGCCTCGAAGAAATCTCGCGCGGTTCTGGCGGCCTCGGCACTATCGTCGCGGCCCACACCAGTCTCGCGGGTAACATGCTCTATGAGTTCGGCAACGAAGAGCAGAAACAGGAGTACCTCACCCCGCTCAACGAAGGCACCGACATCGGTGCCTTCGCGCTCTCGGAACCCGGTGCGGGAAGCGACGTTCCCGCGATGGACACCACCGCCGAAAAGGACGGCGACGAGTACGTCATCAACGGCGGCAAACTCTGGATTTCGAACGGTTCGGTTGCTGAAACCGTTACGGTTTTCGCCAAAACCGACGAGGCCGCGGGCAACAAAGGCATCTCCTCGTTCGTCGTCCGACCCGAGGAAGATGACGGATTCTTCGTCGAGGGCACGGAACACAAACTCGGCGACAAGGGCTGTCCGACCGCAGAACTCCGATTCGACGACATGCGGATTCCCGAAGACCGCTTGCTCGGCGAAGAGGGTCGCGGATTCGTTCACGCGCTGAAGACGCTGAACGGCGGGCGCATTACTATCGCCGCGCGCAGTATCGGACTGGCCCGCGCCGCGAGGGACGACGCGCTGGAGTACGCTCAACAGCGAGAGCAGTTCGACCAACCCATCAGCGACTTCCAGACCATCCAGCACAAACTCGCGGACATGGACACGAAAGTCAGCGCCGCGAAACTGCTCATGCATCAGGCCGCAGACCGCAAGATTCGCGGCGAAGATTACATCAAGCAGGCTGCGCAGGCCAAACTGTTCGCCAGCGAAATCAGCCGCGAGGTCGCAAACGAAGGCATCCAGATTCACGGCGGCTACGGCTACACGACGGATTTCGATGCGGAACGCTACTACCGCGACGCCAAACTGAACGAAATCTACGAAGGAACGAGCGAGGTTCTGCGGAACACCATCGCCGCACAAATGTTGGACTGA